CACCGCCGGCGGCTACGGCGGCGCGCGCCTGGCCCGCAAGCTGCCCCCGGCCGTGCTGCGCTGGGGCATCGTGGCGACGGGACTGGTCATGACGGGGCTGTTTTTCTGGAAGCAGTAACAGCCTGGTTTTTGGGTATTTTTGGCTTCCAGCACTTGTCCAGCAAGCGCTGGCAGCTATTTATTTTGTAGCGCGACAACGGCCGGAGCCATGCGCAGCGGGATGGTCACCGGCCCATCGTTGATCAGGTGTACCTGCATGTCCGCCGCGAACTCGCCCGTCTGCACGTCCGGATGGGCGGCGCGCGCCTGGGTGACGAAATAGTCATACAGCTGGCGCCCCGGCTGCGGCGCGGCGGCCTGGGTGAAGCTGGGGCGGTTGCCGCCGCGGGTGTCGGCGGCCAGGGTGAACTGGCTGACGATGAGCAGGCCGCCGCCCACGTCCTGCACGCTGCGGTTCATCTTGCCGGCCTCGTCGCTGAAGATGCGCAGCTTGAGCAGTTTGGCCAGCAGCCGGTCGGCCTCGGCGGCGCTGTCGCCCTGCTCGGCGCACACCAGCACCAGCAGGCCGCGGCCGATGCGGCCGGTGACGCGGCCAGCCACCTCCACGCGCGCCTCGCTCACGCGCTGCAGCAAACTGATCACGGCCTGGCCTCCTCGCGGGGCTCGCGGCGCGCCGCCAGGGTTTCAAACAGCGTGGCGTGGTCCTGCGGCAGCAGCTCGATGGTGGCGCGCAGGCCGGGCACGGCGTGCAGCAGGGCCTGCTCGACGGCGCGGCGCTCGCGCGCGGCCTGGCCCAGTGTCCAGTCGTGCGGCAGGTGCAGGTGCACGTCCAGGTGGCTGCGCGCGCCGGCACGGCGGGTGACCAGGCTGTCAAACCGCACTGCGCCGCCACTGGCC
The DNA window shown above is from Pulveribacter suum and carries:
- the dtd gene encoding D-aminoacyl-tRNA deacylase, which codes for MISLLQRVSEARVEVAGRVTGRIGRGLLVLVCAEQGDSAAEADRLLAKLLKLRIFSDEAGKMNRSVQDVGGGLLIVSQFTLAADTRGGNRPSFTQAAAPQPGRQLYDYFVTQARAAHPDVQTGEFAADMQVHLINDGPVTIPLRMAPAVVALQNK